A window of Rhododendron vialii isolate Sample 1 chromosome 13a, ASM3025357v1 contains these coding sequences:
- the LOC131313649 gene encoding phosphatidylinositol/phosphatidylcholine transfer protein SFH9 isoform X1 has protein sequence MPVLESLLVEEDERGKRSDLETSEDEKRRARIRSLKKKAMSASSKFIRKRSSKRVAPCRFSAISVGDVRDEKEEEAVNAFRQVVIERDLLPDHHDDYHTMLRFLKARKFDLDKAVHMWEDMLNWRKEHGVDSILQDFVYNEHEEVQRYYPHGYHGVDKGGRPVYIERLGKVEPSKLMRVTTVDRFLKYHIQGFEKTFTEKFPACSIAAKRHIDSTTTIIDVHGVNWMTFSKVAHDLVMRMQKIDGDNYPETLNQMYIVNAGSGFKLVWNTARSFLDPRTTAKIHVLGNKFQNRLLEVIDSSQLPDFLGGTCVCPGEDGCLRSDKGPWKDPELMKLVHIGEAIYWRKASSFSDADDLEVKSFSPKVRNTEIVSSDSGMDVAFSTYGVMQPMPLQDRERVELISISGQGEPVGSGVRVEYPGSTTDDLTHEMTQRRQLKKLIAGLVVKYTFRLLACMYLVVPGLRKLFAGSNAEKQQPKPDLGYSSSEEQHVSCANEEDVLDPCWKRLQHLEASVTALLNKPANIPREKEDILVESLNRIKSIEYDLQKTKKALLATASKQVELAESLETLRENSMNEDGGCRCWLVGCELRESTTASLVGLFFCT, from the exons ATGCCAG TCTTAGAAAGTTTACTTGTTGAGGAAGATGAAAGAGGAAAGAGATCTGATCTGGAGACATCTGAGGACGAGAAGAGGAGGGCACGGATCAgatctttgaaaaagaaggcaatgAGTGCTTCGTCGAAATTTATCAGGAAACGCAGCAGTAAACGTGTTGCCCCTTGTCGATTTTCGGCAATATCTGTTGGAGATGTTAGAGATGAGAAGGAAGAGGAGGCAGTGAATGCTTTTCGACAGGTCGTGATTGAGAGAGATCTGCTTCCGGATCACCACGATGACTACCATACCATGCTGAG ATTTTTGAAGGCAAGGAAGTTTGATCTTGATAAGGCTGTTCATATGTGGGAAGATATGCTCAACTGGAGGAAGGAGCATGGAGTAGACTCTATTCTACAG GACTTTGTATATAATGAACATGAAGAGGTTCAGCGTTATTATCCTCATGGCTACCATGGCGTGGACAAAGGGGGGCGTCCTGTTTATATCGAAAGACTCGGTAAAGTTGAACCAAGTAAACTCATGAGAGTAACCACAGTGGACAGATTCTTAAAGTATCATATCCAGGGGTTTGAGAAGACTTTTACCGAGAAGTTTCCAGCATGTTCAATTGCAGCCAAGAGGCATATAGATTCTACAACAACAATAATTGATGTGCACGGGGTG AATTGGATGACTTTTAGCAAGGTTGCACATGATCTAGTTATGCGCATGCAAAAAATTGACGGTGACAACTATCCTGAG ACATTGAATCAGATGTACATTGTTAATGCTGGTAGTGGATTTAAGCTGGTATGGAACACAGCAAGAAGCTTTCTTGATCCAAGGACAACAGCAAAGATACAT GTGTTGGGCAATAAATTTCAGAATAGGCTGTTGGAAGTCATAGACTCAAG CCAATTGCCAGATTTTCTTGGCGGAACCTGTGTATGCCCGGGCGAAGATGGGTGTCTTAGATCTGACAAAGGACCTTGGAAGGATCCAGAACTGATGAAG TTGGTACATATCGGAGAAGCTATATATTGGAGAAAAGCTTCTAGTTTTTCTGACGCTGATGATTTAGAAGTCAAGTCTTTTTCTCCTAAG GTTCGAAATACGGAAATAGTTTCTAGTGATTCAGGAATGGATGTAGCATTTTCTACCTATGGTGTGATGCAACCAATGCCACTTCAAGACCGA GAAAGGGTGGAGCTTATTTCTATCTCCGGCCAAGGTGAACCAGTTGGCAGTGGCGTTCGAGTTGAATATCCTGGTTCAACAA CAGATGATTTAACCCATGAGATGACACAAAGAAGGCAGCTGAAGAAACTCATAGCAGGTTTAGTGGTCAAGTACACATTCAGATTATTAGCATGTATGTATCTAGTAGTTCCTGGGTTGAGGAAGCTTTTTGCGGGGAGCAACGCGGAAAAGCAGCAGCCTAAACCTGATCTAGGATATTCAAGTTCTGAAGAGCAACACGTTTCCTGTGCTAATGAAGAGGATGTGCTCGATCCTTGTTGGAAGAGGTTGCAACATTTGGAGGCATCGGTAACTGCACTGCTTAATAAGCCTGCTAACATTCCCCGAGAGAAAGAGGACATCCTTGTTGAGTCCTTGAATCGCATAAAATCTATTGAGTATGACTTGCAGAAGACCAAAAAA GCGCTACTTGCAACTGCATCAAAACAAGTGGAGCTTGCTGAGTCACTGGAAACTCTAAGGGAGAACAGCATGAAT GAAGATGGTGGTTGCAGATGCTGGCTGGTGGGGTGTGAACTCAGAGAGTCTACAACAGCTAGTTTGGTTGGCTTGTTCTTCTGTACATAG
- the LOC131313649 gene encoding phosphatidylinositol/phosphatidylcholine transfer protein SFH9 isoform X2, which translates to MPVLESLLVEEDERGKRSDLETSEDEKRRARIRSLKKKAMSASSKFIRKRSSKRVAPCRFSAISVGDVRDEKEEEAVNAFRQVVIERDLLPDHHDDYHTMLRFLKARKFDLDKAVHMWEDMLNWRKEHGVDSILQDFVYNEHEEVQRYYPHGYHGVDKGGRPVYIERLGKVEPSKLMRVTTVDRFLKYHIQGFEKTFTEKFPACSIAAKRHIDSTTTIIDVHGVNWMTFSKVAHDLVMRMQKIDGDNYPETLNQMYIVNAGSGFKLVWNTARSFLDPRTTAKIHVLGNKFQNRLLEVIDSSQLPDFLGGTCVCPGEDGCLRSDKGPWKDPELMKLVHIGEAIYWRKASSFSDADDLEVKSFSPKVRNTEIVSSDSGMDVAFSTYGVMQPMPLQDRERVELISISGQGEPVGSGVRVEYPGSTNDLTHEMTQRRQLKKLIAGLVVKYTFRLLACMYLVVPGLRKLFAGSNAEKQQPKPDLGYSSSEEQHVSCANEEDVLDPCWKRLQHLEASVTALLNKPANIPREKEDILVESLNRIKSIEYDLQKTKKALLATASKQVELAESLETLRENSMNEDGGCRCWLVGCELRESTTASLVGLFFCT; encoded by the exons ATGCCAG TCTTAGAAAGTTTACTTGTTGAGGAAGATGAAAGAGGAAAGAGATCTGATCTGGAGACATCTGAGGACGAGAAGAGGAGGGCACGGATCAgatctttgaaaaagaaggcaatgAGTGCTTCGTCGAAATTTATCAGGAAACGCAGCAGTAAACGTGTTGCCCCTTGTCGATTTTCGGCAATATCTGTTGGAGATGTTAGAGATGAGAAGGAAGAGGAGGCAGTGAATGCTTTTCGACAGGTCGTGATTGAGAGAGATCTGCTTCCGGATCACCACGATGACTACCATACCATGCTGAG ATTTTTGAAGGCAAGGAAGTTTGATCTTGATAAGGCTGTTCATATGTGGGAAGATATGCTCAACTGGAGGAAGGAGCATGGAGTAGACTCTATTCTACAG GACTTTGTATATAATGAACATGAAGAGGTTCAGCGTTATTATCCTCATGGCTACCATGGCGTGGACAAAGGGGGGCGTCCTGTTTATATCGAAAGACTCGGTAAAGTTGAACCAAGTAAACTCATGAGAGTAACCACAGTGGACAGATTCTTAAAGTATCATATCCAGGGGTTTGAGAAGACTTTTACCGAGAAGTTTCCAGCATGTTCAATTGCAGCCAAGAGGCATATAGATTCTACAACAACAATAATTGATGTGCACGGGGTG AATTGGATGACTTTTAGCAAGGTTGCACATGATCTAGTTATGCGCATGCAAAAAATTGACGGTGACAACTATCCTGAG ACATTGAATCAGATGTACATTGTTAATGCTGGTAGTGGATTTAAGCTGGTATGGAACACAGCAAGAAGCTTTCTTGATCCAAGGACAACAGCAAAGATACAT GTGTTGGGCAATAAATTTCAGAATAGGCTGTTGGAAGTCATAGACTCAAG CCAATTGCCAGATTTTCTTGGCGGAACCTGTGTATGCCCGGGCGAAGATGGGTGTCTTAGATCTGACAAAGGACCTTGGAAGGATCCAGAACTGATGAAG TTGGTACATATCGGAGAAGCTATATATTGGAGAAAAGCTTCTAGTTTTTCTGACGCTGATGATTTAGAAGTCAAGTCTTTTTCTCCTAAG GTTCGAAATACGGAAATAGTTTCTAGTGATTCAGGAATGGATGTAGCATTTTCTACCTATGGTGTGATGCAACCAATGCCACTTCAAGACCGA GAAAGGGTGGAGCTTATTTCTATCTCCGGCCAAGGTGAACCAGTTGGCAGTGGCGTTCGAGTTGAATATCCTGGTTCAACAA ATGATTTAACCCATGAGATGACACAAAGAAGGCAGCTGAAGAAACTCATAGCAGGTTTAGTGGTCAAGTACACATTCAGATTATTAGCATGTATGTATCTAGTAGTTCCTGGGTTGAGGAAGCTTTTTGCGGGGAGCAACGCGGAAAAGCAGCAGCCTAAACCTGATCTAGGATATTCAAGTTCTGAAGAGCAACACGTTTCCTGTGCTAATGAAGAGGATGTGCTCGATCCTTGTTGGAAGAGGTTGCAACATTTGGAGGCATCGGTAACTGCACTGCTTAATAAGCCTGCTAACATTCCCCGAGAGAAAGAGGACATCCTTGTTGAGTCCTTGAATCGCATAAAATCTATTGAGTATGACTTGCAGAAGACCAAAAAA GCGCTACTTGCAACTGCATCAAAACAAGTGGAGCTTGCTGAGTCACTGGAAACTCTAAGGGAGAACAGCATGAAT GAAGATGGTGGTTGCAGATGCTGGCTGGTGGGGTGTGAACTCAGAGAGTCTACAACAGCTAGTTTGGTTGGCTTGTTCTTCTGTACATAG
- the LOC131313649 gene encoding phosphatidylinositol/phosphatidylcholine transfer protein SFH9 isoform X3 encodes MPVLESLLVEEDERGKRSDLETSEDEKRRARIRSLKKKAMSASSKFIRKRSSKRVAPCRFSAISVGDVRDEKEEEAVNAFRQVVIERDLLPDHHDDYHTMLRFLKARKFDLDKAVHMWEDMLNWRKEHGVDSILQDFVYNEHEEVQRYYPHGYHGVDKGGRPVYIERLGKVEPSKLMRVTTVDRFLKYHIQGFEKTFTEKFPACSIAAKRHIDSTTTIIDVHGVNWMTFSKVAHDLVMRMQKIDGDNYPETLNQMYIVNAGSGFKLVWNTARSFLDPRTTAKIHVLGNKFQNRLLEVIDSSQLPDFLGGTCVCPGEDGCLRSDKGPWKDPELMKLVHIGEAIYWRKASSFSDADDLEVKSFSPKVRNTEIVSSDSGMDVAFSTYGVMQPMPLQDRERVELISISGQGEPVGSGVRVEYPGSTTDDLTHEMTQRRQLKKLIAGLVVKYTFRLLACMYLVVPGLRKLFAGSNAEKQQPKPDLGYSSSEEQHVSCANEEDVLDPCWKRLQHLEASVTALLNKPANIPREKEDILVESLNRIKSIEYDLQKTKKALLATASKQVELAESLETLRENSMNAPNSCFRGSCKSFPVRR; translated from the exons ATGCCAG TCTTAGAAAGTTTACTTGTTGAGGAAGATGAAAGAGGAAAGAGATCTGATCTGGAGACATCTGAGGACGAGAAGAGGAGGGCACGGATCAgatctttgaaaaagaaggcaatgAGTGCTTCGTCGAAATTTATCAGGAAACGCAGCAGTAAACGTGTTGCCCCTTGTCGATTTTCGGCAATATCTGTTGGAGATGTTAGAGATGAGAAGGAAGAGGAGGCAGTGAATGCTTTTCGACAGGTCGTGATTGAGAGAGATCTGCTTCCGGATCACCACGATGACTACCATACCATGCTGAG ATTTTTGAAGGCAAGGAAGTTTGATCTTGATAAGGCTGTTCATATGTGGGAAGATATGCTCAACTGGAGGAAGGAGCATGGAGTAGACTCTATTCTACAG GACTTTGTATATAATGAACATGAAGAGGTTCAGCGTTATTATCCTCATGGCTACCATGGCGTGGACAAAGGGGGGCGTCCTGTTTATATCGAAAGACTCGGTAAAGTTGAACCAAGTAAACTCATGAGAGTAACCACAGTGGACAGATTCTTAAAGTATCATATCCAGGGGTTTGAGAAGACTTTTACCGAGAAGTTTCCAGCATGTTCAATTGCAGCCAAGAGGCATATAGATTCTACAACAACAATAATTGATGTGCACGGGGTG AATTGGATGACTTTTAGCAAGGTTGCACATGATCTAGTTATGCGCATGCAAAAAATTGACGGTGACAACTATCCTGAG ACATTGAATCAGATGTACATTGTTAATGCTGGTAGTGGATTTAAGCTGGTATGGAACACAGCAAGAAGCTTTCTTGATCCAAGGACAACAGCAAAGATACAT GTGTTGGGCAATAAATTTCAGAATAGGCTGTTGGAAGTCATAGACTCAAG CCAATTGCCAGATTTTCTTGGCGGAACCTGTGTATGCCCGGGCGAAGATGGGTGTCTTAGATCTGACAAAGGACCTTGGAAGGATCCAGAACTGATGAAG TTGGTACATATCGGAGAAGCTATATATTGGAGAAAAGCTTCTAGTTTTTCTGACGCTGATGATTTAGAAGTCAAGTCTTTTTCTCCTAAG GTTCGAAATACGGAAATAGTTTCTAGTGATTCAGGAATGGATGTAGCATTTTCTACCTATGGTGTGATGCAACCAATGCCACTTCAAGACCGA GAAAGGGTGGAGCTTATTTCTATCTCCGGCCAAGGTGAACCAGTTGGCAGTGGCGTTCGAGTTGAATATCCTGGTTCAACAA CAGATGATTTAACCCATGAGATGACACAAAGAAGGCAGCTGAAGAAACTCATAGCAGGTTTAGTGGTCAAGTACACATTCAGATTATTAGCATGTATGTATCTAGTAGTTCCTGGGTTGAGGAAGCTTTTTGCGGGGAGCAACGCGGAAAAGCAGCAGCCTAAACCTGATCTAGGATATTCAAGTTCTGAAGAGCAACACGTTTCCTGTGCTAATGAAGAGGATGTGCTCGATCCTTGTTGGAAGAGGTTGCAACATTTGGAGGCATCGGTAACTGCACTGCTTAATAAGCCTGCTAACATTCCCCGAGAGAAAGAGGACATCCTTGTTGAGTCCTTGAATCGCATAAAATCTATTGAGTATGACTTGCAGAAGACCAAAAAA GCGCTACTTGCAACTGCATCAAAACAAGTGGAGCTTGCTGAGTCACTGGAAACTCTAAGGGAGAACAGCATGAAT GCACCAAACTCTTGTTTCCGAGGAAGTTGCAAGTCTTTCCCCGTCAGAAGATGA